From Penicillium psychrofluorescens genome assembly, chromosome: 6, one genomic window encodes:
- a CDS encoding uncharacterized protein (ID:PFLUO_009380-T1.cds;~source:funannotate), whose amino-acid sequence MKSFRFKAILQNSGWLENAVVSIDDAGRIVSVSQNEDLGAEFINGYTLPAFQNAHSHAFQYAMAGLVENHAGDDDFWSWREMMYQLALELDPESLETIAQMCYTELVRNGYSNVAEFHYIHHDKDGVPYPNLAEMGEALVKAARNAGIKITLIPIFYQKGNFGVEPNERQRRFISKSFDDYKRLFEASAEVCQRYEHANVAVGVHSLRGVEATDIIRAATELPDDVPFHIHISEQPKEVEDSLTFLGKRPVEWMLENINLNERFHLVHATHLTQMETANLAKSHANVVLCPSTEGNLGDGLFPLRDYQEFGGNWSIGTDSNIGLNPLEELRLLDYGQRLISHKRNTFGRDAGLFALTKAMVSGRRGTNNFETGFFSVGADFDACVIDANAPLLANVKMENLASSILYSADASHFCGTFIAGKLIQKDHSYDLIKQKFVDCVNKFR is encoded by the coding sequence ATGAAGTCCTTCCGCTTTAAAGCCATTCTGCAGAATTCTGGCTGGCTCGAAAATGCAGTGGTCTCCATTGATGATGCGGGAAGAATCGTTTCTGTCTCACAAAACGAAGACTTGGGCGCAGAATTCATCAATGGTTACACTCTTCCTGCCTTTCAAAATGCGCACTCCCACGCCTTCCAATATGCGATGGCTGGACTCGTGGAGAACCATGCCGGCGACGACGACTTCTGGTCATGGCGCGAAATGATGTACCAGCTGGCGCTCGAACTCGACCCCGAGAGTTTGGAAACAATTGCTCAAATGTGCTACACCGAGCTGGTGCGAAACGGCTACTCAAATGTGGCCGAGTTTCATTACATACACCACGACAAAGACGGTGTACCATACCCGAATCTCGCAGAAATGGGCGAAGCGCTTGTCAAAGCTGCGCGCAATGCAGGAATCAAAATCACGCTGATCCCCATCTTTTATCAAAAGGGCAACTTCGGCGTCGAACCGAACGAACGGCAAAGGAGATTTATCTCGAAATCCTTCGATGATTACAAGCGGCTCTTCGAAGCCTCGGCAGAAGTCTGCCAAAGATACGAGCACGCCAACGTTGCAGTTGGAGTTCATTCACTGCGTGGCGTCGAAGCAACGGATATCATACGTGCCGCAACCGAGCTTCCCGACGACGTTCCCTTTCATATACACATTTCGGAGCAGCCCAAGGAAGTTGAGGACTCGCTGACATTCTTGGGAAAACGGCCAGTTGAATGGATGCTCGAAAACATCAACTTGAACGAAAGATTCCACCTTGTCCATGCAACCCACCTGACGCAGATGGAGACGGCAAATCTGGCAAAATCGCATGCCAACGTCGTGCTTTGTCCGAGTACGGAAGGAAATCTCGGCGACGGACTCTTTCCACTGAGGGACTATCAGGAATTTGGTGGCAATTGGAGCATTGGAACAGACAGTAATATCGGCTTAAATCCGCTAGAGGAATTGCGCCTGCTCGATTACGGACAACGACTGATATCTCACAAGCGCAATACATTCGGCCGCGATGCTGGTTTGTTTGCGCTTACGAAGGCAATGGTTTCTGGACGCCGCGGGACGAACAATTTCGAGACTGGCTTTTTCAGTGTTGGCGCGGATTTCGACGCCTGTGTCATCGACGCAAATGCGCCACTATTGGCTAACGTGAAAATGGAGAATTTGGCATCTTCAATACTCTATTCAGCCGATGCATCCCACTTTTGTGGCACTTTTATTGCCGGAAAATTGATTCAAAAGGACCACAGCTACGACTTGATAAAGCAAAAATTTGTGGATTGCGTTAACAAATTTCGCTAA
- a CDS encoding uncharacterized protein (ID:PFLUO_009384-T1.cds;~source:funannotate): protein MAPPSEESILSNFLLSPASLPTVMTLQKFTELFPKRVRAHPHIRALYRELQQVREQDMDRVNSNIDLELKQGQQQRAELRKASRAAGVDESQADEQRETDLDLHLFGQSSATAGAPEDYHSPASLLAAMETASANVEREIAGVDAEAARLLENLTASVGDMSDLRYGKLQGPSGSAEERVGEAIQGLRTLEDACYRVSNGS from the coding sequence ATGGCACCCCCCTCTGAGGAATCAATCCTGAGCAACTTCCTGCTCTCCCCAGCGTCTCTGCCAACGGTAATGACGCTCCAAAAATTCACCGAGCTCTTCCCCAAGCGTGTGCGCGCCCACCCACACATCCGGGCCTTGTACCGGGAACTGCAGCAAGTGCGCGAGCAAGACATGGACCGCGTGAACTCGAACATCGACCTCGAGCTGAAGCAAGGCCAGCAACAGCGCGCGGAACTGCGCAAGGCCAGCAGAGCCGCTGGTGTCGATGAGTCTCAGGCCGACGAGCAGCGCGAAACCGATCTCGATCTGCATCTGTTCGGGCAGTCTTCTGCCACCGCTGGTGCGCCGGAGGATTATCACTCTCCGGCTAGTCTCCTGGCCGCGATGGAGACTGCCTCTGCGAACGTGGAGCGCGAGATTGCTGGTGTGGATGCGGAGGCGGCGCGGCTTTTGGAGAACTTGACTGCGTCGGTGGGCGATATGAGTGACCTGCGCTACGGCAAATTGCAGGGTCCATCGGGCTCGGCGGAGGAAAGAGTCGGCGAGGCTATTCAGGGTCTGCGGACTCTGGAGGATGCGTGCTACCGAGTCAGCAATGGGTCTTGA
- a CDS encoding uncharacterized protein (ID:PFLUO_009382-T1.cds;~source:funannotate) produces MTQNPTDVDVQLAIDNGIEELGPELRELSIKIHDNPELGYCEHKAHDNVAAFLTSQGFNVIKHAHGLETSLSAEYGSDGRVVNFNCEYDALPGIGHACGHNLIAMGSIAGFLGTVAALKKYKIPGRVRLLGTPAEEGLGGKIKLLDAGAYKDVDASLMAHPMSASVMSTPTGFSKGIPFGTCVASIKVKATFVGKPAHGALMPHEGVNALDAAVMAYNGIGLLRQQIKPYERIGIVILKGGEAPNIITPQSVLNYNLRSKTLKEALELNERAIRCFEGAAISTGCKVTFELTNKYSDLRPNRALSAVYLAAMEKLNIPQYDNLDELAPWLGSYSTDMGNSPFRRYCLTKATDGHV; encoded by the exons ATGACGCAAAATCCGACAGACGTGGATGTACAGCTCGCTATCGACAATGGCATCGAAGAGTTGGGGCCTGAATTAAGAGAGCTCAGTATCAAG ATCCACGACAACCCGGAACTCGGCTACTGTGAACACAAAGCCCACGACAACGTGGCCGCTTTCCTGACCAGCCAAGGCTTTAATGTCATCAAACATGCCCACGGACTGGAGACTTCATTGTCAGCCGAGTACGGCTCTGATGGCCGCGTGGTCAACTTCAACTGCGAGTATGACGCCCTTCCCGGGATCGGCCATGCCTGTGGCCATAATCTCATCGCCATGGGCTCAATCGCCGGATTCCTAGGGACTGTCGCGGCGTTGAAAAAGTACAAAATTCCTGGTCGCGTTCGTCTCCTCGGTACTCCGGCAGAAGAGGGTCTTGGAGGGAAGATCAAACTTCTCGACGCCGGTGCGTACAAGGACGTTGATGCGAGCTTGATGGCACATCCTATGTCCGCCTCGGTTATGAGCACACCAACGGGGTTCTCGAAAGGCATCCCCTTTGGTACTTGTGTTGCCAGTATCAAAGTCAAGGCTACATTTGTTGGCAAGCCAGCTCATGGCGCTCTGATGCCTCATGAGGGCGTAAATGCACTGGATGCTGCCGTGATGGCCTACAACGGGATTGGTTTGCTTCGACAGCAAATCAAGCCCTATGAGAGAATAGGTATTGTGATTCTCAAAGGGGGAGAGGCGCCGAACATCATCACGCCACAGAGTGTGTTGAATTATAATCTGAGAAGTAAAACGTTGAAAGAGGCGCTTGAGTTGAATGAGCGGGCCATTCGCTGTTTTGAGGGCGCTGCGATCTCTACTGGGTGCAAAGTCACCTTTGAACT GACCAACAAATATTCCGATCTGAGACCCAACCGTGCTCTTTCTGCGGTGTACCTGGCAGCGATGGAAAAACTCAATATCCCGCAGTATGATAACCTGGACGAGCTAGCACCATGGCTTGGATCTTACTCTACAGATATGGGTAATAGCCCCTTTCGCCGTTATTGTTTGACGAAGGCGACTGATGGTCATGTTTAG
- a CDS encoding uncharacterized protein (ID:PFLUO_009379-T1.cds;~source:funannotate), giving the protein MPVPFQQNNNDLFPSNLGPEYVGFDHIHWWVGNAKQAASYYITRMGFRPIAYRGPETGSACLTSYVVANGEAVFILTAPVCAPGRTTDEQQLPSTATQEDRTALAAVHAHLTAHGDGVKDVAFRIKGDIGAVWKRAVTHGAEAIASPATVVIDGHSAIQIATIGTYGDTVHSLVNRDGYSAQAPFLPGYRALHGDDDDPINTLLPPIEFVEIDHCVGNQPWGGVDKVVRYYEECLDFHRYWTVDDTNMCGEYSAMRSVVVASPNETIKMPMNEPATGKKKSQIEEFVEYYHGPGVQHIAFLTPDIVTAVSRLRSRGVQFLQVPPAYYTDLRARLSHVPWTLDADLAELQRLNILVDFDERGYLLQIFSKHVGDRPTVFVEVIQRRGFDGFGAGNFKSLFEAFEREQALRGTL; this is encoded by the exons ATGCCTGTCCCATTtcaacaaaacaacaatGACCTGTTCCCCTCCAATCTGGGGCCCGAGTACGTCGGCTTCGACCACATCCACTGGTGGGTCGGCAACGCCAAACAAGCCGCCTCGTACTACATCACTCGCATGGGATTCCGCCCGATCGCCTACCGGGGACCAGAAACCGGATCGGCATGTTTGACCAGCTACGTCGTTGCGAACGGGGAGGCGGTGTTTATCCTCACTGCTCCCGTGTGCGCACCCGGCAGGACCACAGACGAGCAACAATTACCATCGACTGCTACACAGGAAGATCGGACCGCGCTGGCTGCGGTCCACGCGCATTTAACGGCCCACGGAGATGGGGTCAAGGACGTCGCGTTCCGGATCAAGGGGGATATCGGGGCCGTGTGGAAGCGGGCTGTCACGCACGGCGCGGAGGCGATTGCGTCGCCGGCGACGGTTGTTATCGATGGGCATAGCGCGATCCAGATCGCTACGATAGGCACATACGGCGACACGGTGCATTCGCTAGTGAATCGCGACGGGTACTCCGCCCAAGCGCCCTTCCTACCGGGGTACCGTGCTCTAcatggcgacgacgacgatccGATAAACACCCTCCTGCCGCCGATCGAGTTCGTGGAAATTGATCACTGCGTGGGAAATCAGCCCTGGGGGGGCGTGGACAAGGTGGTGCGATA TTACGAAGAATGTCTCGATTTCCATCGCTACTGGACCGTGGACGACACGAATATGTGCGGTGAATACTCTGCGATGCGCTCCGTTGTGGTTGCGTCCCCGAACGAAACGATCAAGATGCCAATGAACGAGCCTGcgacggggaagaagaaatcccAAATAGAAGA ATTCGTAGAATACTACCACGGTCCAGGCGTACAACACATAGCCTTCCTGACCCCGGACATCGTGACCGCCGTATCACGACTCCGCTCACGCGGCGTGCAATTCCTTCAAGTCCCCCCAGCCTACTACACAGATCTGCGCGCGCGCCTCTCGCACGTCCCCTGGACGCTAGACGCCGACCTAGCTGAGCTGCAGCGGCTGAATATCCTAGTTGATTTCGACGAACGCGGATACCTGCTCCAGATCTTTTCGAAGCATGTTGGGGATCGGCCGACGGTGTTTGTGGAGGTGATCCAGCGGAGGGGATTTGATGGTTTCGGGGCGGGAAATTTTAAGAGTCTTTTTGAGGCGTTTGAGAGGGAGCAGGCGCTTAGAGGGACTTTATGA
- a CDS encoding uncharacterized protein (ID:PFLUO_009381-T1.cds;~source:funannotate), translated as MVAEKKKIAIIGAGPVGCAFAVHLVKAGHDVTIVGRGQRLANLEENGGVQTKKSEKATEISKTPVKAVGSLDTSQLWDLILLTVTEHQFDEPLFATLKACPKTTEILFMFSTFASLEEYFDVLGKERCIMGFPAITACFYDRALVHKFLSFGQITIISSPKWRSIFSSAEIVCVHEPDMQSWLRTHAAIVVGFQSAAVAAAKRKSGVTWAEAQLSAGAAREGLALVKKLGNNITPKFIYYLGVAGPSFVLTGLFWVLTRIPAFRNNPQVLPNWEREMLGLAESILEAAPSDEDVRLIRQLKSKYV; from the coding sequence ATGGtcgcggagaagaaaaaaattGCCATCATTGGTGCGGGACCTGTAGGCTGCGCCTTTGCGGTTCATCTCGTTAAGGCCGGACACGATGTCACAATCGTAGGCCGTGGCCAGCGACTTGCAAATCTCGAGGAAAATGGGGGGGTCCAGACGAAGAAATCGGAGAAAGCAACGGAAATCTCGAAGACTCCGGTGAAAGCCGTCGGATCCCTCGATACTTCACAACTCTGGGACCTAATCCTCCTTACCGTGACGGAGCACCAATTTGACGAGCCATTGTTTGCTACGCTGAAAGCATGTCCAAAAACAACAGAGATTCTATTCATGTTTAGCACGTTCGCATCGCTGGAAGAGTACTTTGACGTCTTGGGAAAGGAACGCTGCATCATGGGATTCCCGGCGATTACGGCATGTTTCTATGATAGAGCATTGGTGCACAAATTCCTCAGCTTCGGCCAAATCACCATCATCTCATCACCCAAATGGcgctccatcttctcctccgcgGAAATCGTGTGTGTCCACGAACCTGATATGCAAAGTTGGCTACGCACACATGCCGCCATCGTCGTTGGGTTCCAGAGCGCGGCGGTTGCAGCTGCCAAGAGGAAATCGGGAGTGACATGGGCGGAAGCACAGCTCAGTGCTGGGGCTGCCAGGGAAGGGCTTGCACTGGTCAAGAAGCTTGGAAATAATATCACGCCCAAATTCATATACTATCTTGGTGTTGCAGGGCCGAGCTTCGTGCTCACGGGGTTGTTTTGGGTTTTGACGAGGATACCTGCTTTCCGCAATAACCCACAAGTATTGCCGAACTGGGAACGAGAGATGCTCGGCTTGGCGGAAAGCATACTTGAAGCAGCACCTTCCGATGAGGACGTACGACTGATTCGCCAGCTAAAGTCGAAGTATGTATAA
- a CDS encoding uncharacterized protein (ID:PFLUO_009383-T1.cds;~source:funannotate), translated as MFQPVDSSLDQRQHHAYQRHLQPARVAQQRAEERQRDEMGARARELCCLALLELQGTINLPTFPDSNPDSNPDSDSHDDDSSSSSFETPVGKLIFPDYTTHTAPEDTQWMKRAYLYVGRYQRMTGEVKKLPRPIAVVQKRTGTGVDQEELEVVEVVRFKIVFQSRPEPVNDV; from the exons ATGTTCCAACCAGTCGACTCTAGCCTGGACCAAAGGCAGCATCACGCCTACCagcgccatctccaaccGGCTCGAGTGGCACAGCAACGCGCAGAGGAGCGCCAGCGAGATGAAATGGGCGCAAGGGCTAGAGAGCTTTGCT gcctcgccctcctcgaaCTCCAAGGCACAATCAACCTACCCACCTTCCCCGACTCCAACCCCGACTCCAaccccgactccgactccCACGACGACGattcctcgtcatcctcctTCGAAACCCCCGTCGGCAAACTCATATTCCCAGACTACACAACCCACACCGCACCTGAGGACACCCAGTGGATGAAGCGCGCATATCTCTATGTCGGGCGGTACCAGCGCATGACCGGCGAAGTGAAGAAGCTGCCGCGGCCTATTGCAGTGGTACAGAAGCGGACTGGCACTGGCGTGGACcaggaagagctggaggtggtcgaggtggtgCGGTTTAAGATTGTTTTTCAGAGTCGGCCGGAGCCCGTGAATGACGTGTGA